Proteins found in one Megachile rotundata isolate GNS110a chromosome 14, iyMegRotu1, whole genome shotgun sequence genomic segment:
- the Caper gene encoding RNA-binding protein 39-like protein Caper isoform X4 gives MHLKYEEQDSSSKDKSSKENGSSRKSSGKSKHRSRSRSRSRDRREKDRRDRERDRDRDRDRDRDRDRDRDRDRDRRRRSRSRDRRDRDRDRDNDRDRDRRDRDRDRDRRRKRSLTPITLPRARPPFGKGVSPLGIRNDELTPEERDARTVFCMQLSQRIRARDLEDFFSSVGKVQDVRLITCNKTRRFKGIAYVEFKDPESVTLALGLSGQKLLGVPIVVQHTQAEKNRMGNSMPNLMPKGQTGPMRLYVGSLHFNITEDMLRGIFEPFGKIDNIQLIMDPETGRSKGYGFLTFRNADDAKKALEQLNGFELAGRPMKVGNVTERTDLIQGPSLLDTDELDRSGIDLGATGRLQLMFKLAEGTGLEIPPAAANALNMAPVMSTPQPPPQAAPPIATQCFMLSNMFDPQNETNPNWAKEIRDDVIEECNKHGGVLHVYVDQASPQGNVYVKCPSIATAVAAVNSLHGRWFAGRVITAAYVPVVNYHSLFPDAMTALQLLVPSAPRRGM, from the exons GAAAAGTAAACATCGTTCTCGTTCCCGTTCTCGTTCGCGAGACCGTAGGGAGAAAGATCGTCGAGATCgtgaaagagacagagacagagatcgagatcgcgacagagatagagatcgtgatcgtgatcgtgatcgtgatcgtcgaCGTAGATCGAGATCAAGAGATCGGAGAGAccgtgatagagacagagacaacgatAGAGACAGGGATCGTCGAGAtagagaccgcgatagagacagaagAAGGAAACGGTCACTTACACCTATCACGCTTCCTAGAGCACGGCCACCATTTGGAAAAGGTGTTAGTCCCCTTGGAAT TAGAAACGATGAGTTAACACCAGAAGAACGTGATGCCAGAACTGTTTTTTGTATGCAATTGAGTCAACGCATACGTGCTCGCGATTTAGAAGACTTTTTTTCCAGTGTCGGTAAAGTTCAGGATGTCCGACTTATCACATGTAACAAAACAAGAAGGTTTAAAGGTATAGCATATGTTGAATTCAAAGATCCTGAAAGTGTTACGCTG GCACTTGGTTTATCAGGTCAGAAACTTCTTGGTGTTCCTATAGTAGTACAACATACTCAAGCTGAAAAGAATCGTATGGGTAATTCTATGCCAAATCTTATGCCAAAGGGTCAAACAGGACCTATGAGGTTGTACGTTGGATCTCTACACTTTAATATCACGGAAGACATGCTTCGTGGCATTTTTGAACCTTTTGGAAAAATTGATAACATTCAATTAATAATGGATCCAGAAACTGGTCGTAGTAAAGGCTACGGATTTTTAACG TTCAGAAATGCCGATGACGCGAAGAAAGCTTTAGAACAATTGAATGGATTTGAACTTGCTGGAAGACCAATGAAAGTTGGTAATGTTACAGAACGTACAGATTTAATTCAAGGACCTTCGCTTCTCGATACAGATGAATTAGATCGAAGTGGTATTGATCTTGGTGCTACTGGAAG attgcAATTAATGTTTAAGTTAGCTGAAGGAACTGGGCTAGAAATACCTCCTGCAGCTGCAAATGCATTGAATATGGCTCCGGTTATGTCAACaccacaaccaccaccacaagCTGCCCCGCCTATAGCAACTCAATGCTTCATGTTATCAAATATGTTTGATCCACAAAA TGAGACAAATCCAAATTGGGCAAAAGAAATTCGCGATGATGTTATAGAAGAATGTAATAAACATGGTGGGGTACTACATGTGTACGTGGACCAAGCTTCTCCTCAGGGTAATGTTTATGTCAAGTGTCCGTCAATCGCGACAGCAGTTGCGGCTGTTAATTCGTTACATGGCAGATGGTTTGCTGGTCGAGTGATTACAGCCGCATATGTGCCAGTTGTAAATTACCATTCATTGTTTCCGGATGCAAT